The following proteins come from a genomic window of Corallococcus sp. NCRR:
- a CDS encoding MATE family efflux transporter, producing the protein MADSHAQAPEPVASRDAVEKGLWALVKEALHGSEQDLTQLPLGRAIFLLAVPMVLEMCMESVFAVVDVAFVGRLGAEAVATVGLTEGILTIIYAAGMGLSIGATAMVARRIGEKDAERAARTAVQAIGLGVVISTVLAVAGIVFARPMMAALGGSPWVLEHGVGYTRVMMGGVVSILLLFLINAIFRGAGDAAIAMRVLMLANGLNIVLAPCLIFGWGPFPEMGVVGAAWATTLGRSAGVVYQLYRLMRSNGRLQVRREHVSLEPATMLAMLRLSGAGMVQALVTTSSWVVLVRIVSSFGSTALAGYTIAIRITMFALMPAWGLGNAAATLLGQSMGAGDPDRGAKAVWLAGRYNLMVLGTIGVAFFIFAHPLLGAFTTDPAVVDTGATALRIFSLSFLSCAYGMVITSAFNGAGDTRTPTLIDLGCLWALELPLAWVLAHPVGLGVVGAYWAVPAAFAVMSVVGIVLFRRGRWKTRVV; encoded by the coding sequence TTGGCGGACAGCCACGCCCAGGCGCCCGAGCCCGTGGCCAGCCGCGACGCCGTGGAGAAGGGGCTGTGGGCCCTGGTGAAGGAGGCCCTGCACGGCTCGGAGCAGGACCTCACCCAGTTGCCGCTCGGGAGGGCCATCTTCCTGCTGGCCGTGCCCATGGTGCTGGAGATGTGCATGGAGTCGGTGTTCGCCGTGGTGGACGTCGCCTTCGTCGGCCGGTTGGGCGCGGAGGCGGTGGCCACGGTGGGGCTCACCGAGGGCATCCTCACCATCATCTACGCGGCCGGTATGGGCCTGAGCATCGGCGCCACGGCGATGGTGGCCCGGCGCATTGGAGAGAAGGACGCGGAGCGGGCGGCGCGCACGGCGGTGCAGGCCATTGGACTGGGCGTAGTCATCTCCACGGTGCTGGCCGTGGCGGGCATCGTCTTCGCCCGGCCGATGATGGCGGCGCTCGGCGGCTCGCCGTGGGTGCTGGAGCACGGCGTGGGCTACACGCGCGTGATGATGGGCGGCGTGGTGAGCATCCTGTTGCTCTTCCTCATCAACGCCATCTTCCGGGGCGCGGGCGACGCGGCCATCGCGATGCGCGTGTTGATGCTGGCCAACGGGCTGAACATCGTGCTCGCGCCGTGTCTCATCTTCGGCTGGGGGCCGTTCCCGGAGATGGGCGTGGTGGGCGCGGCGTGGGCCACCACGCTGGGCCGCAGCGCGGGCGTGGTGTACCAGCTCTACCGGCTGATGCGCTCCAACGGCCGGCTCCAGGTGCGGCGCGAGCACGTGTCGCTGGAGCCCGCGACGATGCTCGCGATGCTGCGGCTGTCGGGCGCGGGCATGGTGCAGGCGCTGGTGACCACGTCCAGTTGGGTGGTGCTGGTGCGCATCGTGTCGTCGTTCGGCAGCACGGCGCTGGCGGGCTACACCATCGCCATCCGCATCACGATGTTCGCGCTGATGCCCGCGTGGGGCCTGGGCAACGCGGCGGCCACGTTGCTGGGACAGAGCATGGGCGCGGGCGACCCGGACCGGGGCGCGAAGGCGGTGTGGCTCGCGGGCAGGTACAACCTGATGGTGCTGGGCACCATCGGCGTGGCGTTCTTCATCTTCGCGCATCCGCTGCTGGGAGCGTTCACGACGGACCCGGCGGTGGTGGACACGGGGGCCACGGCGCTGCGCATCTTCTCCTTGAGCTTCCTGTCGTGCGCGTACGGCATGGTCATCACCTCCGCGTTCAACGGCGCGGGGGACACGCGCACGCCCACGCTCATCGACCTGGGATGTCTCTGGGCGCTGGAGCTGCCGCTGGCGTGGGTGCTGGCCCATCCGGTGGGGCTGGGCGTGGTGGGAGCCTACTGGGCGGTGCCGGCGGCCTTCGCGGTGATGTCCGTGGTGGGCATCGTCCTGTTCCGGCGTGGGCGCTGGAAGACGCGCGTGGTGTGA
- a CDS encoding GNAT family N-acetyltransferase, producing the protein MSPLRRATQDDNAALLDLFGDVPMTGDLVLSTQRSPDYFGLFAMQRGEAEVWAHGENSRLDGMGAIHVRDGWLDGKPCRVGYLGDLRTRFSARRARGLARFYGPVLEETSRRHGVDVFLTAVMASNAAALQSLVRRGAAREAQPHYHLMRAFSAISLQFVLRRKPRPSRYTVRRATAADVPAMAAMLNADHRSRPFGYRFDTGELEHRLAHWPGLRVEDSFLAFDSAGQLVGCTSAWNPDAVKRYRVLAYRGGMKWVRRGFNALATVTGAPRLPAPGGDFRYFYLCNTSIPSEDPAVLRALLDAVYAAFHGRGFHFFTVQQDAGDPLSSAFDGFIQRRLDFHLYAVTPASRPPRTFPGGRTGFEICLP; encoded by the coding sequence ATGAGCCCCCTCCGCCGAGCCACCCAGGACGACAACGCCGCGCTGCTGGACCTGTTCGGCGACGTGCCCATGACCGGGGACCTGGTGCTCAGCACGCAGCGGTCGCCGGACTACTTCGGCCTCTTCGCCATGCAGCGTGGGGAAGCGGAGGTCTGGGCCCACGGCGAAAACTCCCGCCTGGATGGCATGGGCGCCATCCATGTCCGCGACGGCTGGCTGGACGGCAAACCGTGCCGCGTGGGCTACCTGGGCGATTTGCGCACCCGCTTCTCCGCGCGCCGCGCCCGGGGCCTGGCCCGGTTCTATGGCCCCGTCCTGGAGGAGACCTCCCGCCGCCATGGCGTGGACGTGTTCCTCACCGCCGTCATGGCCTCCAACGCCGCCGCGCTCCAGTCACTCGTGCGTCGTGGCGCGGCCCGGGAAGCGCAGCCGCACTACCACCTGATGCGCGCCTTCTCCGCCATCTCGCTCCAGTTCGTCCTGCGACGCAAGCCGCGCCCCAGCCGCTACACCGTGCGCCGGGCCACCGCCGCGGATGTGCCCGCCATGGCCGCGATGCTGAACGCGGACCATCGCTCGCGCCCCTTCGGCTATCGCTTCGACACCGGTGAACTGGAGCATCGCCTCGCTCACTGGCCGGGGCTTCGCGTGGAGGATTCGTTCCTCGCGTTCGATTCCGCCGGGCAGCTCGTCGGCTGCACTTCGGCGTGGAACCCCGACGCCGTGAAGCGCTACCGCGTGCTCGCGTACCGGGGCGGCATGAAGTGGGTGCGCCGGGGCTTCAACGCGCTCGCCACCGTCACCGGCGCGCCCCGCCTGCCCGCGCCCGGCGGCGACTTCCGCTACTTCTACCTCTGCAACACCAGCATCCCGTCGGAGGACCCCGCCGTCCTGCGCGCGCTGCTGGATGCCGTCTACGCCGCGTTCCACGGAAGGGGCTTCCACTTCTTCACCGTGCAGCAGGACGCCGGTGACCCGCTGTCTTCCGCCTTCGACGGCTTCATCCAGCGGCGCCTGGACTTCCACCTCTACGCCGTCACGCCCGCCTCGCGCCCCCCAAGGACCTTCCCGGGGGGACGCACCGGCTTCGAAATCTGCCTGCCCTGA
- a CDS encoding AAA family ATPase, translating into MNKLTRLTINKFRNVAPTTLEFRPGLNVVLGRNAAGKTTLLRLLSTLIGAPDATLRNDPLEASYSVVSTNGLSFDHLTVKTRVNAPALPQMPGKPAWEEHYSIEQSDRFFFKRLGMVALHADLHPNETILTTTNKHHQAPKRPHESPLMSIISTLWSDKPFDDSQSLAFEILNSYPASAGRMDESLEQFNKLFQLEAQATNRRFIWDAIEVPDSLTKIRPETLPPGTAATFQLAFLKRVAPVLGYESASVRFDIERLNPEPDRHLTKLRNLRFFFKRGDEEVSHDLLSYGQKRLLAFFANADASGDIIIADELVNGLHHEWISACLNEIGERQAILTSQNPLLLDFLRFESIEEVRNTFIICKRAESATDAQLIWRNLTEDEAESFFLAYQTGIQRVSDILLTKGLW; encoded by the coding sequence ATGAACAAGCTGACGCGGCTGACCATCAACAAGTTCCGGAACGTCGCGCCGACGACGCTGGAGTTCCGCCCGGGGCTCAATGTGGTTCTTGGGCGAAACGCGGCCGGGAAGACGACGCTGCTGCGCCTGTTGTCGACACTTATTGGAGCACCAGATGCTACTCTTCGGAATGATCCATTGGAGGCAAGCTACAGCGTAGTCAGCACCAATGGCCTTAGTTTCGACCACTTGACCGTCAAAACACGAGTCAACGCGCCTGCGCTTCCCCAGATGCCAGGAAAACCAGCATGGGAAGAGCATTACAGCATCGAACAATCAGACCGCTTTTTCTTCAAACGACTTGGCATGGTTGCATTGCATGCAGATTTGCATCCAAACGAAACCATCCTAACAACTACAAACAAACACCACCAAGCTCCAAAGCGACCACATGAGAGCCCACTCATGTCAATCATCTCCACACTCTGGAGCGACAAGCCGTTCGACGATTCTCAAAGTCTCGCCTTCGAAATCCTAAACTCCTACCCAGCATCAGCTGGACGAATGGATGAGAGCCTCGAACAATTCAACAAATTGTTTCAACTGGAGGCACAGGCAACAAACAGAAGATTCATATGGGACGCTATTGAGGTTCCCGATTCGCTGACCAAAATACGTCCTGAAACACTTCCGCCAGGAACTGCAGCTACTTTCCAATTGGCGTTTCTCAAACGCGTAGCACCCGTTCTTGGGTATGAGTCTGCCAGTGTCCGATTTGACATTGAACGACTCAACCCAGAGCCAGACCGCCACCTAACGAAACTAAGGAATCTCCGTTTCTTTTTCAAAAGGGGGGATGAAGAGGTATCTCACGACCTGCTTAGTTACGGTCAAAAGCGCCTACTCGCTTTCTTCGCCAACGCAGATGCCTCCGGAGACATAATAATCGCCGACGAACTCGTGAACGGGCTTCATCATGAATGGATCTCCGCATGTCTCAACGAGATCGGAGAACGGCAGGCTATCCTTACCAGCCAGAATCCTCTTCTCCTGGACTTCTTGCGTTTCGAGAGCATTGAAGAGGTCCGCAACACCTTCATTATTTGCAAGCGCGCTGAAAGCGCTACAGATGCGCAACTCATCTGGCGCAATCTAACTGAGGACGAAGCCGAGTCCTTTTTTCTTGCCTATCAGACTGGGATTCAACGCGTCTCGGACATCCTTCTCACCAAAGGCCTCTGGTGA
- a CDS encoding GlsB/YeaQ/YmgE family stress response membrane protein, with protein sequence MGLLGWIIFGFFAGLIARAVLPGNQRLGCMGTTLLGVAGAFVGGFLTSVWRGTDWRDPEPTGFLGAILGAIVLLLVSQAAFGGRSR encoded by the coding sequence ATGGGGCTGTTGGGGTGGATCATCTTCGGCTTCTTCGCGGGGCTCATCGCCCGGGCCGTGCTGCCGGGGAACCAGCGCTTGGGGTGCATGGGCACGACGCTCCTGGGCGTCGCCGGGGCCTTCGTGGGCGGCTTCCTCACGTCCGTCTGGCGGGGGACCGACTGGCGCGACCCGGAGCCCACCGGCTTCCTGGGCGCCATCCTGGGCGCCATTGTCCTGCTCCTGGTCTCCCAGGCCGCCTTCGGCGGGCGCTCCCGTTAG
- a CDS encoding FKBP-type peptidyl-prolyl cis-trans isomerase yields MKKTILIAAMLSLTACQGQGAKPGETSATGTSTAGATAGAPQTEEQKTLYALGLSIGRSISVFDMTPQELEFVKAGLTAQVTGQKTDVDLETYGPKLQDLARERSLRKANAEKEKSAKFLEEKAKEPGAVKTESGLIYKETQAGTGPQPQPTDIVKVHYKGTLADGKEFDSSYKRGEPTQFPLQGVIKCWTEGLQKMKVGGKAQLVCPSDIAYGDRGAPPNIPGGAALVFEVELLEIVKPPEPTPGMPGMPGMGTPPPGAKPPAPGAKPPPAAKPPPATK; encoded by the coding sequence ATGAAGAAGACGATCCTGATCGCGGCGATGCTGAGCCTGACGGCCTGCCAGGGCCAGGGCGCGAAGCCGGGCGAGACCTCCGCCACCGGCACCTCCACGGCGGGGGCCACCGCCGGCGCTCCGCAGACCGAGGAGCAGAAGACGCTGTACGCGCTGGGCCTGTCCATCGGCCGCAGCATCAGCGTGTTCGACATGACCCCGCAGGAGCTGGAGTTCGTGAAGGCCGGCCTCACGGCCCAGGTCACCGGTCAGAAGACCGACGTGGACCTGGAGACCTACGGTCCCAAGCTCCAGGACCTCGCGCGCGAGCGTTCGCTGCGCAAGGCCAACGCGGAGAAGGAGAAGTCCGCGAAGTTCCTCGAGGAGAAGGCCAAGGAGCCCGGTGCCGTGAAGACCGAGTCCGGCCTCATCTACAAGGAGACCCAGGCGGGCACCGGTCCCCAGCCCCAGCCCACCGACATCGTGAAGGTGCACTACAAAGGCACGCTCGCGGACGGCAAGGAGTTCGACTCCTCGTACAAGCGCGGTGAGCCCACGCAGTTCCCGCTCCAGGGCGTCATCAAGTGCTGGACCGAGGGCCTCCAGAAGATGAAGGTCGGCGGCAAGGCGCAGCTCGTGTGCCCCTCCGACATCGCCTACGGCGACCGCGGCGCGCCCCCGAACATCCCCGGCGGCGCCGCCCTGGTGTTCGAGGTCGAGCTGCTCGAGATCGTGAAGCCCCCCGAGCCCACCCCTGGCATGCCGGGCATGCCCGGCATGGGCACCCCGCCCCCGGGCGCGAAGCCGCCGGCTCCCGGCGCCAAGCCGCCCCCGGCCGCCAAGCCGCCCCCGGCGACGAAGTAG
- a CDS encoding dienelactone hydrolase family protein, with protein sequence MKRLTWVLAAALMLGACATSSPAEVARAPSATGAVSEEEFKAMHTLRTDAAPERRGQPVELSDGSKGYLSLPPGAKGPLPAVIVIHEWWGLNEHVQAWADRLAAEGYAALAVDLYHGKVATTPDEALALVKAADDAEATKTLLAAHAFLKSDPRIQAVRTGSIGWCFGGGWSLQTAMAIPELSAAVIYYGHPVTDPQQLSTIKAQVLGIFGTKDKSIPPETVKAFEKALDEAGVRSRIVEYDADHAFANPSGARYDERSAASAWAETSAFLARTLKR encoded by the coding sequence ATGAAGAGGCTCACGTGGGTGCTGGCGGCGGCGCTGATGCTGGGCGCCTGCGCGACGAGCAGTCCGGCGGAGGTGGCGCGCGCGCCGTCCGCCACGGGCGCCGTCTCCGAGGAGGAGTTCAAGGCCATGCACACCCTGCGCACGGACGCCGCCCCCGAGCGCCGGGGCCAGCCGGTGGAGCTGTCCGACGGCTCCAAGGGCTACCTGAGCCTGCCCCCGGGCGCGAAGGGCCCCCTGCCCGCCGTCATCGTCATCCACGAGTGGTGGGGCCTCAACGAGCACGTGCAGGCCTGGGCGGACCGGCTGGCGGCCGAGGGCTACGCGGCGCTCGCGGTGGACCTCTACCACGGCAAGGTGGCCACCACGCCCGACGAGGCGCTCGCGCTGGTGAAGGCCGCGGACGACGCCGAGGCCACGAAGACGCTGCTGGCCGCGCACGCGTTCCTCAAGAGCGACCCGCGCATCCAGGCCGTGCGCACCGGCAGCATCGGCTGGTGCTTCGGCGGCGGCTGGTCGCTCCAGACCGCCATGGCCATCCCGGAGCTGAGCGCGGCGGTCATCTACTACGGCCACCCGGTGACCGACCCCCAGCAGCTCTCCACCATCAAGGCGCAGGTGCTGGGCATCTTCGGCACGAAGGACAAGTCCATCCCGCCAGAGACCGTGAAGGCCTTCGAGAAGGCGCTGGACGAGGCCGGCGTGCGCAGCCGCATCGTGGAGTACGACGCGGACCACGCCTTCGCCAACCCCTCCGGCGCCCGCTACGATGAGCGCTCCGCCGCGTCCGCCTGGGCGGAGACGTCCGCGTTCCTCGCGCGCACGCTCAAGCGCTGA
- a CDS encoding CAP domain-containing protein, translating to MRRPSLFRSLSLLSPFLLLACIPDGDPDDATEDAGIQEDGGTTTPDGGGVELTQFARDMLDAHNAARAAAKPTPSPALEPLTWDPSVEETARKWVEQCQFKHNDGRGNAGENIAAATPGLWDAKGAVKGWVDEAADYDYASNTCKAGEVCGHYTQVVWRNTRRLGCATKRCTTNSPFGGTSPWDFWVCNYAPPGNFTGQRPY from the coding sequence ATGCGACGCCCTTCCCTCTTCCGCTCCCTGTCCCTGCTCAGCCCGTTCCTCCTGCTCGCCTGCATTCCTGACGGGGATCCGGACGACGCGACCGAGGACGCGGGCATCCAGGAGGACGGCGGCACCACCACCCCCGATGGAGGCGGTGTGGAGCTGACGCAGTTCGCCCGCGACATGCTGGACGCCCACAACGCGGCCCGCGCCGCCGCGAAGCCCACGCCGTCCCCCGCGCTGGAGCCGCTCACGTGGGACCCCTCGGTGGAGGAGACCGCGCGCAAGTGGGTGGAGCAGTGCCAGTTCAAGCACAACGACGGCCGAGGCAACGCGGGAGAGAACATCGCCGCCGCCACGCCGGGGCTCTGGGACGCGAAGGGCGCGGTGAAGGGCTGGGTGGACGAGGCGGCGGACTACGACTACGCGAGCAACACCTGCAAGGCGGGCGAGGTCTGCGGCCACTACACGCAGGTGGTGTGGCGCAACACGCGCCGCCTGGGGTGCGCCACGAAGCGCTGCACCACCAACTCTCCCTTTGGCGGCACCTCCCCCTGGGACTTCTGGGTGTGCAACTACGCGCCCCCGGGCAACTTCACGGGCCAGCGTCCCTACTGA
- a CDS encoding tetratricopeptide repeat protein yields the protein MVKESYRAQWERSRAYLETGDLGLALQELRDALTLAPDDAVLWEEIFNLSLLGGLTQNALAAALRLRQLAPENPNFIGLHAMAALLAGKLTEALPLFEEVLQRDPESVEARRQLARALDIAGQRGRVRTLLEEAVAKAPSDTGAPNDLAVFYLEHVPQEGPALAASVLAPVLEAHPQDPTTHFNLALALRLGEPTQARHHAQQVLQGADKELRAKAQQLLSMIPA from the coding sequence ATGGTCAAGGAGTCCTACCGCGCGCAGTGGGAACGCTCGCGGGCGTATCTGGAGACGGGGGACCTGGGGCTCGCGCTTCAGGAGCTGCGGGACGCGCTGACGCTGGCGCCGGACGACGCGGTCCTCTGGGAAGAAATCTTCAACCTGTCGCTGCTCGGGGGCCTCACGCAGAACGCCCTGGCCGCCGCGCTGCGGCTGCGCCAGCTGGCGCCGGAGAACCCCAACTTCATCGGCCTGCACGCCATGGCCGCGCTGCTCGCCGGCAAGCTGACCGAGGCCCTGCCCCTCTTCGAGGAGGTCCTCCAGCGCGACCCTGAGTCGGTGGAGGCCCGCCGGCAGCTCGCGCGGGCGCTGGACATCGCGGGCCAGCGCGGCCGGGTGCGCACGCTGTTGGAAGAGGCCGTCGCGAAGGCGCCCTCGGACACAGGCGCGCCCAACGACCTGGCGGTGTTCTACCTGGAGCACGTGCCGCAGGAGGGCCCGGCGCTCGCCGCGAGCGTCCTGGCCCCGGTGCTGGAAGCGCACCCGCAGGACCCCACCACGCACTTCAACCTGGCGCTGGCGCTGCGCCTGGGCGAGCCCACGCAGGCCCGCCACCACGCGCAGCAGGTGCTCCAGGGCGCGGACAAGGAGCTGCGCGCGAAGGCCCAGCAGCTGCTGTCCATGATCCCCGCCTGA
- a CDS encoding CAP domain-containing protein → MALPVFRRGLAVLLLAPLLGCGSSANAQRPVSASTKKAAATAAARKAPSATPAPSEGTRKPVPSAAELKRDMVAAHNQARAKASRPTPKPALPALTWSDEAARKAEAYVKECRFEHNPDRGSFGENLAAATPDTWNTAQVVKGWADEAADYDYASGKCKAGKMCGHYTQVVWRTTKAVGCATRLCTKNSPFGGNVKTWQLWVCNYAPPGNWVGEKPY, encoded by the coding sequence ATGGCACTTCCTGTGTTCCGTCGCGGGCTCGCCGTGTTGCTGCTGGCCCCGTTGCTCGGCTGTGGCTCCAGCGCGAACGCGCAGCGGCCCGTCTCCGCCTCCACGAAGAAGGCCGCGGCCACCGCCGCCGCGCGCAAGGCTCCCTCGGCCACGCCCGCGCCCTCCGAGGGCACGCGCAAGCCGGTGCCGTCCGCCGCGGAGCTCAAGCGCGACATGGTGGCCGCGCACAATCAGGCGCGGGCGAAGGCCTCGCGTCCCACGCCGAAGCCGGCGCTACCCGCGCTCACCTGGTCCGACGAGGCGGCGCGCAAGGCGGAGGCCTACGTGAAGGAGTGCCGCTTCGAGCACAACCCGGACCGGGGCAGCTTCGGAGAGAACCTGGCCGCCGCGACGCCGGACACCTGGAACACCGCGCAGGTGGTGAAGGGCTGGGCGGACGAAGCCGCTGACTACGATTACGCCTCCGGCAAGTGCAAGGCCGGGAAGATGTGCGGCCACTACACGCAGGTGGTGTGGCGCACCACGAAGGCGGTGGGCTGCGCGACGCGGCTGTGCACGAAGAACTCGCCCTTCGGCGGCAACGTGAAGACGTGGCAGCTCTGGGTGTGCAACTACGCGCCGCCGGGCAACTGGGTGGGCGAGAAGCCCTACTGA
- a CDS encoding DUF1552 domain-containing protein — translation MSHTALSRRTLLRGMGALMALPLLDIMRPRTARAATPAPRRFVAFYTPCGIHMPKWTPGGEGATWSLTPTLASLAPVKEDLLVLSGLDNLPGKPDGDGHHAAATAAFLSCVKARKTEGTNIRTGISMDQVLANAVGTATRYPSLELGIDQGKGIGNCDSGYACPYANNIAWAGPSTPVPKETKARAAFERLFADFDPNVTQAELAKRKAYGLSIIDAVRDDAKSLQGKLGTTDRHKLDEYFTGVRELELRVNAMDAAGPTCGTATTPGDTEDVREKTKAMLDLIVLAFQCDLTRTCTFMLGNARSQRVYSFLGLSGEHHTYSHHQRSQANYDALAKIDKWEVEQFSYLLQRMKGVQEEGGTLLDHSAVYFSSEIADGNMHEHKNLPVLLAGRAGGALSPGRHIRYGGQPLANLYIALLNMFGVAGTTFGDDGTGPLPGLGA, via the coding sequence ATGAGTCACACTGCCCTCTCCCGCCGGACGCTCCTGCGCGGCATGGGCGCGCTGATGGCGCTGCCGCTCCTGGACATCATGCGCCCGCGCACGGCCCGCGCCGCCACGCCGGCCCCGCGCCGCTTCGTGGCCTTCTACACGCCCTGCGGCATCCACATGCCCAAGTGGACGCCCGGTGGCGAAGGGGCCACCTGGTCCCTGACGCCCACGCTCGCGTCGCTGGCGCCGGTGAAGGAGGACCTGCTGGTGCTGAGCGGCCTGGACAACCTGCCCGGCAAGCCGGACGGCGACGGCCACCACGCCGCCGCGACGGCCGCGTTCCTGTCCTGCGTGAAGGCGCGCAAGACGGAGGGCACCAACATCCGCACCGGCATCTCCATGGACCAGGTGCTGGCGAACGCGGTGGGGACGGCCACGCGCTACCCATCGCTGGAGCTGGGCATCGACCAGGGCAAGGGCATTGGCAACTGCGACTCCGGCTACGCGTGCCCCTACGCGAACAACATCGCGTGGGCGGGGCCGTCCACGCCCGTGCCCAAGGAGACGAAGGCCCGCGCGGCCTTCGAGCGGCTCTTCGCGGACTTCGACCCGAACGTCACGCAGGCGGAGCTGGCGAAGCGCAAGGCGTATGGCCTGAGCATCATCGACGCCGTGCGCGACGACGCGAAGTCGCTCCAGGGGAAGCTGGGCACCACGGACAGGCACAAGCTGGACGAGTACTTCACCGGCGTGCGCGAGCTGGAGCTGCGCGTGAACGCGATGGACGCCGCCGGCCCCACGTGCGGCACTGCCACGACGCCCGGGGACACCGAGGACGTGCGCGAGAAGACGAAGGCGATGCTGGACCTCATCGTGCTCGCGTTCCAGTGCGACCTGACCCGCACGTGCACCTTCATGCTGGGCAACGCGCGCAGCCAGCGCGTGTATTCGTTCCTGGGGCTGTCCGGCGAGCACCACACGTACTCGCACCACCAGCGCTCCCAGGCCAACTACGACGCGCTGGCGAAAATCGACAAGTGGGAGGTGGAGCAGTTCTCGTACCTCCTCCAGCGCATGAAGGGCGTGCAGGAGGAGGGCGGGACGCTGCTGGACCACAGCGCCGTGTACTTCTCCAGTGAGATCGCCGACGGCAACATGCACGAGCACAAGAACCTACCCGTCCTGCTCGCGGGCCGCGCGGGCGGCGCCCTCTCACCGGGCCGGCACATCCGCTACGGGGGCCAGCCGCTGGCGAACCTCTACATCGCGCTGCTGAACATGTTCGGCGTGGCCGGGACGACCTTCGGTGACGACGGCACCGGGCCGCTTCCGGGGCTGGGAGCGTAG
- a CDS encoding DUF1592 domain-containing protein, with protein sequence MAAMLTASCNDSPPRARVLPGPDAPGNVDPQDVLCRSAARDPGRVTLHRLNRAEYNNTVRDLLGETGSPASGFPPDDHGFGFDNNADVLSMSPLLMEKYSHAAEALVEAAWTRGAFNTCGLDPAQPETCARELLKTFARRAWRRPVTPEEVERLVAFVSLARRQGDAPEVGVKLALRAVLVSPHFLFRVELDPAPTSTAPHAISDLELASRLSYFLWSSMPDEALLQAAEGGHLHEPEVLEAQVRRMLADPKARALVDNFAGQWLYTRALDFAQPESRYGFDEPLREAMRQEMQLVFQEFVTGDHRLKDLLDAPFTYVNDRLASHYGLPKPGTSAMTRVELKDHPERAGLFGKGALLTVTANPDRTSPVKRGVWVLEQLLCKGPPPPPPDAGGLAPAVDPTLNIKARMAQHRVDPTCSGCHTLMDPLGFGMENFDPVGRWRTKEEGGALVDPSGELPGGKAFNGVAEMRAVVKQDPDLSACMTRHLLTYALGRGAEGEDRCTVRGISQQAEGRGGRLTDYILAIVRSNAFLQRRGEAEGPKP encoded by the coding sequence ATGGCGGCGATGTTGACCGCGAGCTGCAATGACTCACCTCCCAGGGCGCGGGTGTTGCCGGGGCCGGACGCGCCCGGCAACGTGGATCCGCAGGACGTGCTGTGCCGCTCGGCGGCGCGCGACCCGGGCCGCGTCACGCTGCACCGCCTCAACCGCGCGGAATACAACAACACCGTGCGCGACCTGCTGGGTGAAACGGGCTCGCCCGCGAGCGGCTTCCCGCCGGACGACCACGGCTTCGGCTTCGACAACAACGCGGACGTGCTCAGCATGTCCCCGCTGCTGATGGAGAAGTACTCCCACGCGGCGGAGGCGCTGGTGGAGGCCGCGTGGACGCGAGGCGCGTTCAACACGTGCGGGCTCGACCCCGCCCAACCGGAGACGTGCGCGCGCGAGCTGCTCAAGACCTTCGCGCGCAGGGCCTGGCGGCGGCCCGTCACGCCGGAAGAGGTGGAGCGGCTGGTCGCCTTCGTGTCGCTGGCCCGGCGGCAGGGCGACGCGCCGGAGGTGGGCGTGAAGCTGGCGCTGCGCGCGGTGCTGGTGTCGCCGCACTTCCTCTTCCGCGTGGAGCTGGACCCGGCCCCCACGTCCACCGCGCCGCATGCCATCAGCGACCTGGAGCTGGCGAGCCGCCTCTCCTACTTCCTCTGGAGCAGCATGCCGGATGAGGCGCTGCTGCAAGCGGCGGAGGGCGGGCACCTGCACGAGCCGGAGGTGCTGGAGGCGCAGGTGCGGCGCATGCTGGCGGACCCCAAGGCCCGCGCGCTGGTGGACAACTTCGCGGGGCAGTGGCTCTACACGCGCGCGCTCGACTTCGCACAGCCGGAGTCGCGCTACGGCTTCGACGAGCCGCTGCGCGAGGCCATGCGCCAGGAGATGCAGCTCGTCTTCCAGGAGTTCGTCACCGGGGACCACCGCCTCAAGGACCTGCTGGACGCGCCCTTCACCTACGTGAACGACCGGCTGGCCTCGCACTACGGGCTGCCCAAGCCCGGCACCTCCGCGATGACGCGCGTGGAGCTGAAGGACCACCCGGAGCGCGCGGGCCTGTTCGGCAAGGGCGCGCTGCTCACCGTCACCGCCAACCCGGACCGCACGTCGCCGGTGAAGCGCGGCGTCTGGGTGCTGGAGCAGCTCCTGTGCAAGGGGCCGCCCCCGCCGCCACCCGACGCGGGCGGGCTGGCCCCGGCGGTGGACCCCACGCTCAACATCAAGGCGCGCATGGCGCAGCACCGCGTGGACCCCACCTGTTCGGGCTGTCACACGCTGATGGATCCGCTGGGCTTCGGCATGGAGAACTTCGACCCGGTGGGCCGCTGGCGCACGAAGGAGGAAGGCGGCGCCCTGGTGGACCCGAGCGGCGAGCTGCCCGGGGGCAAGGCCTTCAACGGCGTGGCGGAGATGCGCGCCGTGGTGAAGCAGGACCCGGACCTGTCCGCGTGCATGACGCGCCACCTGCTCACCTACGCGCTCGGACGCGGCGCGGAGGGCGAGGACCGCTGCACCGTGCGCGGCATCTCCCAGCAGGCCGAAGGCCGGGGCGGCCGGCTCACCGACTACATCCTCGCCATCGTCCGCAGCAACGCGTTCCTACAGCGGCGGGGCGAAGCGGAGGGACCCAAGCCATGA